One genomic segment of Streptomyces sp. RKND-216 includes these proteins:
- a CDS encoding type I polyketide synthase, which translates to MRTHESGTSVASSRASVLIAVNPVQRPSPRLTAAAARAGALGVLELPLGGADAAHEVLDLTTRWAPSPFGVRVRPGSTVTGDDLPGPAGTVLLADPERSPSEFAGRRVLVEVVDRDEARRAAAAGADGLIVRGAEAGGRVGELSTFVLLQHVLADTEPTLPVWAWGGIGPHTAAAALAGGAAGVVLDTQLALLDDAALPAEITDAVSRRDGSETTLHHGTRVLLRRGPGTPELPRDRTEFLSRVGGDDLREQFLPVGQDVFLASEFAARWSTVGEVARGMRAALTAALEDDTPAGALGTGSPGARALGTALPLAQGPMTRVSDQAEFAEAVAGQGALPFLALALSGPEQTRTLLERTRDALGDAPWGVGILGFADEEIRSAQLEIVRELRPTHAIIAGGRPAQAAALEEEGIAAFLHVPSPGLLRQFLASGARRFIFEGAECGGHVGPRNSFPLWEAQVGVLLEYLETARPDEAARLTVLFAGGVHDERSAAMVAALSAPLTRAGVACGLLMGTAYLFTEEAVAAGAIRPLFQRQILAAERTDLLETAPGHATRCAHSGFTADFAGLKEELSAGGVPDREAWEQLERFNVGRLRLASKGIERVGAELRPVDEDRQAGEGMFMAGEVCVLRSEVTTVAALHECVGDGAARWLRDRAARLREELGIAPAEDTAPEPLRIAVVGMAGMFPGAPDTAAFWANVLAGRDCVTEVPGERWDTDLYYAPDGDGEQTPSRWGGFLPEIPFDPLRFGIPPASLTSVEPVQLLALEAARRALADAGYEAPMDHARTSVVFGAEAGSDLSNASVLRTVLPSYVGTLPAELDAQLPRLTEDSFPGVLANVIAGRIANRLNLGGANYTVDAACASSLTAVDVACKELITGTSDMVLCGGADLHNGINDYLLFSSVHALSPSGRSATFDGDADGIALGEGVACVVLKRLSDAERDGDRIYAVIDGVGSASDGRALGLTAPRPEGQRAALTRAYRNAGVSPADVGLLEAHGTGTVVGDRTELTTLTEVFTEAGAAPGTCVVGSVKSQIGHTKCAAGLAGLIKTTLALYHGVKPPTLHIRQPNAAWEGDRSPFVFHDAARPWAADAAERVAGVSAFGFGGTNFHVVLRAYDDVPPAHSRDEWPAELFTFRGQDTAGARRAAKALLSLTERGGTWRLRDYARCASRRSDLAAARGEQVRIALVAKDLDTLAAQLRHAAGDGSGTPPEGVFTADLTPEGDTTGAGPLAFLFPGQGSQRPGMLAELFVSFPELQRYLHLGAHWAEALYPPAAFDERTRAEQLARITDTAVAQPALGIVELAAAELLSGVGVRPGMAAGHSYGELVALAVSGALSPQDLLTASAQRAEAILAEVREGDPGSMAAVTATPEQVTEVLRLSELDGDVVAANRNSPRQTVISGPSEPVAAAVGRLRDAGYSVKQLQVACAFHSPLVAGAGAAFAERLDALTVRAPGLDVFANRTAEPYAADADAVRAGLAAQIGAPVRFADQIEAMYAAGARTFLEVGPGRVLSRLVDDVLGDRPHRTVPLQGSPNSGLTDFLTALAQLAVAGTDVRTGRLFQGRDTRDPETETALPPAGWTVDGHLVRRADGTFPPNALQPARPITGVIVSETPATTGAPQSGPDALIAEFLRTSREMVSAQRDVLLGYLGAGDFTPAVPQPAVAPAALPAAAPVAAPAATAPAAVPAASAASAAWEPAAVLEAVLAVVGERTGYPVDMIDPELDLEADLSVDSIKRAEIAGELAVRLGLPTDASTDVEELSTARTARGIADLLLDRLGSTASATPAPVAASAASAAWEPAAVLEAVLAVVGERTGYPVDMIDPELDLEADLSVDSIKRAEIAGELAVRLGLPTDASTDVEELSTARTARGIADLLLDRLGAPSDAASAPAAEPASPTPADSVLPPQRLEFTEVELAVPQPASLDGGSVTLIGGGTTAEAVAARLRDAGADVTEHPHGARPEQLGDTVVVLHGTDEDGGRLPEAFGLYQAVLAATPRRLLAVAGRTTGPVDGLRGFFRSVAREYPDLTATLLETGPDDVPAAVADAVAVELAATDREPVVLSRAGGRHALQLSPTDLGTLGATGAGPAGDGAAEAAAAGLDRDSVVLLVGGARGITARFARTLAATAGCRIELMGRTPVPVEQEEPGTASAPDRDALRAAFIASGMTSPAEVERATGAVLAAREVRGTVADLRALGSTVRYHAVDVLDEEAVRATVKDVHAEYGRLDCVVYAAGVIEDKLIAEKSPESFHRVFSTKVDGARVLLDAVGALPGGPRYAVLFGSIAGALGNRGQSDYAAANDALEELGRRWSTPDRRGLTVHWGPWAAAETNGGMVTPELMRSYVSRGIKLIDPEEGPLSLLRELAYGSPSAHAVVYTASGW; encoded by the coding sequence ATGCGGACGCATGAGTCAGGCACCTCCGTCGCGTCGTCGCGAGCGAGTGTGCTCATCGCCGTGAACCCAGTGCAGCGGCCCTCGCCGCGCCTCACCGCCGCCGCTGCCCGCGCGGGTGCCCTCGGCGTCCTCGAACTGCCCCTCGGCGGTGCGGACGCAGCCCACGAGGTGCTCGACCTCACGACCCGCTGGGCCCCCTCCCCGTTCGGGGTGCGGGTGCGCCCCGGCAGCACCGTGACGGGCGACGACCTGCCCGGCCCCGCCGGGACGGTGCTGCTCGCCGACCCTGAACGCTCCCCGTCGGAGTTCGCCGGACGCCGGGTGCTCGTCGAGGTCGTCGACCGGGACGAGGCGCGACGGGCCGCAGCGGCGGGAGCCGACGGCCTGATCGTCCGCGGCGCCGAAGCCGGCGGCCGCGTCGGTGAGTTGAGCACCTTCGTGCTGCTCCAGCACGTCCTGGCCGACACCGAGCCGACGCTGCCCGTCTGGGCCTGGGGCGGCATCGGCCCGCACACGGCCGCCGCCGCCCTCGCGGGCGGCGCCGCAGGCGTCGTCCTCGACACCCAGCTCGCACTGCTCGACGACGCTGCGCTGCCGGCCGAGATCACCGACGCGGTGAGCAGGCGGGACGGCTCGGAGACCACCCTGCACCACGGGACGCGCGTCCTGCTCCGCCGTGGCCCCGGCACCCCGGAACTGCCGCGCGACCGGACGGAGTTCCTCTCCCGGGTGGGCGGCGACGACCTCCGGGAGCAGTTTCTGCCGGTCGGCCAGGACGTCTTCCTCGCCTCCGAGTTCGCCGCGCGCTGGTCCACCGTGGGCGAGGTCGCGCGGGGCATGCGTGCGGCGCTCACCGCGGCGCTGGAGGACGACACACCGGCCGGAGCGCTGGGCACCGGCTCACCGGGGGCGCGAGCCCTCGGTACCGCGCTGCCCCTCGCCCAGGGCCCCATGACCCGCGTCAGCGACCAGGCGGAGTTCGCCGAGGCCGTGGCCGGCCAGGGCGCGCTGCCGTTCCTCGCGCTGGCCCTCTCCGGCCCGGAGCAGACCCGCACCCTGCTGGAACGCACCCGCGACGCGCTGGGCGACGCTCCCTGGGGCGTCGGCATCCTCGGATTCGCCGACGAGGAGATCCGCTCCGCCCAGCTGGAGATCGTGCGCGAACTGCGCCCGACCCACGCGATCATCGCCGGCGGCCGCCCCGCACAGGCCGCCGCACTGGAGGAGGAGGGCATCGCCGCGTTCCTCCACGTGCCGTCTCCCGGCCTGCTGCGCCAGTTCCTCGCCTCCGGCGCACGCCGGTTCATCTTCGAGGGAGCGGAGTGCGGCGGGCACGTCGGACCGCGGAACAGCTTCCCGCTCTGGGAGGCGCAGGTCGGCGTCCTGCTGGAGTACCTGGAGACCGCGCGCCCGGACGAGGCCGCCCGGCTGACCGTGCTGTTCGCCGGCGGCGTGCACGACGAGCGGTCCGCGGCGATGGTCGCGGCGCTCTCCGCACCGCTGACCCGCGCCGGCGTCGCCTGCGGGCTGCTGATGGGTACCGCCTACCTCTTCACCGAGGAGGCGGTGGCGGCCGGCGCGATCCGGCCGCTGTTCCAGCGGCAGATCCTCGCCGCGGAGCGCACCGACCTGCTCGAGACCGCGCCCGGGCACGCCACCCGCTGCGCCCACAGCGGCTTCACCGCCGATTTCGCCGGGCTCAAGGAGGAACTGAGCGCCGGGGGAGTCCCCGACCGGGAGGCGTGGGAACAGCTCGAACGGTTCAACGTCGGCAGGCTGCGGCTGGCCAGCAAGGGCATCGAGCGGGTCGGGGCCGAGCTGCGCCCCGTCGATGAGGACCGGCAGGCCGGCGAAGGCATGTTCATGGCCGGCGAGGTCTGCGTGCTGCGCAGCGAGGTCACCACGGTCGCCGCGCTGCACGAGTGTGTCGGGGACGGCGCCGCCCGCTGGCTGCGCGACCGGGCCGCACGGCTGCGCGAGGAACTGGGCATCGCCCCGGCGGAGGACACCGCCCCCGAGCCGCTGCGGATCGCCGTCGTCGGCATGGCCGGGATGTTCCCCGGCGCCCCGGACACCGCCGCCTTCTGGGCCAACGTGCTGGCGGGCCGCGACTGCGTGACCGAGGTCCCCGGCGAGCGCTGGGACACCGACCTCTACTACGCGCCGGACGGCGACGGCGAGCAGACGCCGTCCCGGTGGGGTGGCTTCCTCCCGGAGATCCCCTTCGACCCGCTGCGGTTCGGCATCCCGCCGGCCTCCCTCACCAGCGTCGAGCCGGTGCAGCTCCTCGCACTGGAAGCGGCCCGCCGCGCCCTGGCGGACGCCGGCTACGAGGCGCCCATGGACCACGCACGCACCTCGGTGGTGTTCGGAGCCGAGGCCGGCAGCGACCTGTCCAACGCGAGCGTGCTGCGCACCGTGCTGCCCTCGTACGTCGGCACGCTCCCCGCCGAACTGGACGCCCAGCTGCCCCGGCTCACCGAGGACTCCTTCCCCGGCGTGCTGGCCAACGTCATCGCGGGCCGGATCGCCAACCGGCTCAACCTCGGCGGTGCCAACTACACCGTCGACGCCGCCTGCGCGTCCTCGCTCACGGCCGTCGACGTGGCGTGCAAGGAACTGATCACCGGCACCAGCGACATGGTGCTCTGCGGTGGCGCCGACCTTCACAACGGCATCAACGACTACCTGCTCTTCTCCTCGGTGCACGCCCTCTCCCCGTCCGGCCGCTCCGCCACGTTCGACGGCGACGCGGACGGCATCGCCCTCGGCGAGGGCGTGGCCTGCGTGGTCCTCAAGCGGCTCTCCGACGCGGAACGCGACGGCGACCGGATCTACGCCGTGATCGACGGTGTCGGCAGCGCCAGCGACGGCCGCGCCCTCGGGCTGACCGCGCCCCGTCCCGAAGGCCAGCGGGCCGCGCTCACCCGCGCCTACCGCAACGCCGGGGTCTCCCCGGCCGACGTGGGCCTGCTGGAAGCGCACGGCACCGGGACGGTCGTCGGCGACCGGACCGAACTGACCACCCTGACCGAGGTGTTCACCGAAGCCGGTGCCGCGCCGGGCACCTGCGTCGTCGGCTCGGTGAAGTCGCAGATCGGTCACACCAAGTGCGCCGCCGGACTGGCGGGCCTGATCAAGACCACACTGGCCCTGTACCACGGGGTCAAGCCGCCGACGCTGCACATCCGGCAGCCCAATGCGGCCTGGGAGGGGGACCGCAGCCCGTTCGTGTTCCACGACGCGGCACGCCCCTGGGCCGCCGACGCGGCCGAACGGGTCGCGGGCGTGAGTGCCTTCGGGTTCGGCGGCACCAACTTCCACGTGGTGCTGCGCGCGTACGACGACGTGCCGCCCGCGCACTCCCGCGACGAGTGGCCCGCCGAACTGTTCACCTTCCGCGGCCAGGACACGGCGGGGGCCCGGCGCGCCGCCAAGGCGCTGCTCTCCCTGACGGAGCGCGGCGGCACCTGGCGGCTGCGGGACTACGCACGCTGCGCCTCCCGGCGCAGCGACCTGGCGGCCGCTCGCGGCGAGCAGGTACGGATCGCCCTGGTCGCGAAGGACCTGGACACGCTGGCCGCGCAGCTGCGCCACGCGGCGGGCGACGGCTCCGGGACACCGCCCGAGGGCGTGTTCACCGCGGACCTCACCCCGGAGGGGGACACGACGGGCGCCGGGCCGCTCGCCTTCCTGTTCCCCGGCCAGGGCAGCCAGCGTCCCGGCATGCTCGCGGAGTTGTTCGTCTCCTTCCCCGAACTCCAGCGCTACCTCCACCTGGGTGCGCACTGGGCGGAGGCGCTCTATCCGCCGGCGGCCTTCGACGAGCGGACGCGCGCCGAGCAACTCGCCCGGATCACCGACACCGCCGTCGCCCAGCCCGCGCTCGGCATCGTCGAACTCGCCGCGGCGGAACTGCTGTCAGGCGTCGGGGTGCGTCCCGGTATGGCCGCCGGCCACAGCTACGGCGAACTGGTCGCGCTCGCCGTCTCCGGCGCGCTGTCGCCGCAGGACCTGCTGACGGCCAGCGCCCAGCGGGCGGAGGCCATCCTGGCGGAGGTCCGTGAGGGCGATCCGGGGTCGATGGCGGCCGTCACCGCCACACCGGAGCAGGTCACCGAGGTGCTGCGGCTGTCGGAGCTGGACGGGGACGTCGTCGCCGCCAACCGCAACTCCCCCCGGCAGACCGTGATCTCCGGGCCGTCGGAGCCGGTGGCCGCCGCAGTCGGCCGGCTGCGGGACGCCGGCTACTCCGTGAAACAGCTCCAGGTGGCCTGCGCCTTCCACAGCCCGCTCGTGGCCGGAGCGGGAGCCGCCTTCGCCGAGCGGCTGGACGCGCTGACGGTCCGCGCACCCGGCCTCGACGTCTTCGCCAACCGCACCGCCGAGCCCTACGCGGCCGACGCGGACGCGGTACGGGCCGGGCTCGCCGCCCAGATCGGCGCGCCGGTGCGGTTCGCCGACCAGATCGAGGCCATGTACGCCGCCGGAGCACGGACGTTCCTCGAAGTGGGCCCCGGGCGTGTGCTCTCCCGCCTGGTCGACGACGTGCTCGGAGACCGGCCGCACCGCACTGTCCCCCTCCAGGGCTCCCCGAACTCGGGGCTGACCGACTTCCTCACCGCGCTGGCCCAGCTGGCCGTCGCCGGGACCGACGTGCGGACCGGGCGGCTGTTCCAGGGGCGCGACACCCGTGACCCCGAGACGGAGACCGCCCTTCCCCCGGCGGGCTGGACGGTCGACGGCCACCTCGTGCGCCGCGCCGACGGCACCTTCCCGCCCAACGCCCTGCAACCCGCCCGCCCCATCACGGGAGTGATCGTGTCGGAGACCCCCGCCACCACCGGCGCCCCCCAGTCCGGCCCGGACGCGCTGATCGCCGAGTTCCTGCGCACCAGCCGGGAGATGGTCAGCGCCCAGCGCGACGTCCTGCTCGGCTATCTGGGCGCTGGAGACTTCACCCCCGCCGTGCCGCAGCCCGCCGTCGCCCCGGCGGCGCTGCCTGCTGCCGCACCCGTCGCCGCTCCGGCCGCTACCGCACCGGCTGCCGTTCCTGCCGCTTCGGCGGCTTCGGCGGCTTGGGAGCCGGCGGCGGTGCTGGAGGCGGTGCTGGCTGTGGTGGGGGAGCGTACGGGCTATCCGGTGGACATGATCGATCCTGAGCTGGATCTCGAGGCGGATCTGAGTGTGGATTCGATCAAGCGGGCGGAGATCGCGGGGGAGCTGGCGGTTCGTCTGGGGTTGCCCACGGATGCGTCGACGGATGTGGAGGAGCTGAGTACGGCGCGTACGGCGCGGGGTATCGCGGACCTGCTGCTGGATCGCCTCGGTTCCACGGCGTCCGCCACTCCGGCTCCGGTTGCTGCTTCGGCGGCTTCGGCGGCTTGGGAGCCGGCGGCGGTGCTGGAGGCGGTGCTGGCTGTGGTGGGGGAGCGTACGGGTTATCCGGTGGACATGATCGATCCTGAGCTGGATCTCGAGGCGGATCTGAGTGTGGATTCGATCAAGCGGGCGGAGATCGCGGGGGAGCTGGCGGTTCGTCTGGGGTTGCCCACGGATGCGTCGACGGATGTGGAGGAGCTGAGTACGGCGCGTACGGCGCGGGGTATCGCGGACCTGCTGCTGGATCGCCTCGGCGCCCCCTCCGACGCCGCCTCCGCTCCGGCCGCCGAGCCGGCGTCGCCGACCCCGGCCGACAGTGTGCTGCCCCCGCAGCGCCTGGAGTTCACCGAAGTGGAACTCGCCGTGCCGCAGCCCGCGTCGCTGGACGGCGGCTCCGTCACCCTGATCGGCGGCGGAACGACGGCCGAGGCCGTCGCCGCGCGGCTGCGCGACGCCGGAGCCGACGTCACGGAGCACCCGCACGGTGCGCGGCCGGAGCAGCTCGGCGACACCGTCGTCGTCCTGCACGGCACGGACGAGGACGGCGGCCGGCTGCCGGAGGCGTTCGGGCTGTACCAGGCGGTGCTCGCCGCAACTCCGCGGCGACTGCTCGCGGTCGCGGGCAGGACGACCGGGCCGGTCGACGGGCTCCGGGGCTTCTTCCGCTCGGTGGCCCGGGAATACCCGGACCTCACCGCGACCCTGCTGGAGACCGGACCGGACGACGTACCCGCGGCGGTGGCAGACGCGGTGGCCGTCGAGCTGGCCGCCACCGACCGCGAGCCGGTGGTGCTCTCCCGCGCCGGAGGGCGGCACGCCCTCCAGCTGTCCCCCACAGACCTGGGCACTCTCGGCGCCACCGGCGCGGGCCCTGCGGGAGACGGCGCCGCCGAGGCAGCCGCCGCCGGGCTCGACCGCGACTCCGTCGTGCTGCTGGTCGGCGGAGCACGCGGGATCACGGCCCGCTTCGCCCGGACGCTGGCCGCCACCGCCGGCTGCCGCATCGAGCTGATGGGCCGCACCCCCGTGCCCGTGGAGCAGGAGGAGCCCGGGACCGCCTCGGCACCCGACCGGGACGCGCTGCGGGCCGCGTTCATCGCCTCGGGGATGACCTCGCCCGCCGAGGTGGAACGTGCCACGGGCGCCGTACTGGCGGCGCGCGAGGTCCGCGGCACCGTCGCCGACCTGCGGGCCCTCGGCAGCACCGTGCGCTACCACGCGGTGGACGTGCTGGACGAGGAGGCCGTCCGGGCCACGGTGAAGGACGTGCACGCCGAGTACGGCCGCCTCGACTGCGTCGTCTACGCGGCCGGGGTCATCGAGGACAAGCTGATCGCGGAGAAGTCGCCCGAGTCGTTCCACCGGGTGTTCTCCACCAAGGTGGACGGCGCACGGGTCCTGCTCGACGCGGTCGGCGCGCTGCCCGGCGGCCCGCGGTACGCGGTGCTGTTCGGCTCGATCGCCGGCGCGCTGGGCAACCGTGGCCAGAGCGACTACGCGGCCGCCAACGACGCCCTGGAGGAGCTGGGACGCCGCTGGTCCACCCCGGACAGGCGGGGACTGACCGTGCACTGGGGGCCGTGGGCCGCCGCCGAGACCAACGGCGGGATGGTGACCCCGGAACTGATGCGCTCCTACGTCTCCCGCGGCATCAAGCTGATCGACCCCGAGGAAGGGCCGCTCAGCCTGCTGCGGGAACTCGCCTACGGCTCCCCTTCGGCGCACGCGGTGGTCTACACCGCGTCCGGATGGTGA